The following proteins come from a genomic window of Lytechinus pictus isolate F3 Inbred chromosome 1, Lp3.0, whole genome shotgun sequence:
- the LOC129258288 gene encoding zinc finger protein 846-like has product MGLGGRRSDTSRKKKQIITVKASDVPRLKVVRLEAKCKNNNEAFKWMLVLAEKYLGVENKTENGGPINPSFDEEKIADIKMSDDNEDMMKMEREETGDIVSKAAQAIREDLEKERTGNPGVSEQYEMVENESTTSCFPDTSGPEGIEGSNISGEDIEEKPPTLTVSPRRSGRVRVRQSKEGGFKCSICPFRYPTKEAVKIHEATHRSKVQVCEKCDKEFVNIEALKAHIRFVHDKKYDCSECDKKFGTKYLLMQHLRSHTGEKPFQCDTCNKAFTTSSSLKAHLESHNSTRSYLCHECGAAYRRRDCLKQHILRCHKTDHEFQCELCGKSYKYRESLKNHLEHHKNVDEGKCPYQCHLCGKGFTVAATLQRHMQTHRSVFRCHTCDREFSHRHHLKRHLIVHTGERPFICPHCDRTFGLRSTLLTHLRLHTGEKPYKCKLCPIAFRRNYSLKNHMKKAHAIEVPKRGPGSLPLKVSNQDNVPPEVLMQLQLQEEEANAQIRGEKGLLPGAVPIELTVHQIDYDGQVEPNVAYTTSAEESVVASELIDNADSQQAVMTLANMSHQLMNVQQMEELQQQVQQQLQEAEGVQQHVQEVHIQQLEDGTQTVEYVTFPVNFTTIPTSESELKDGQLIQ; this is encoded by the exons ATGGGTCTTGGAGGCAGACGTTCAGATACCAGCCGAAAGAAAAAGCAGATCATCACTGTAAAGGCATCAGATGTCCCTAGGTTAAAGGTTGTGAGGTTGGAGGCCAAGTGCAAAAATAACAATGAAGCATTTAAATGGATGCTCGTGTTAGCTGAGAAGTATTTAGG GGTTGAGAACAAAACTGAAAATGGTGGACCTATCAATCCTTCCTTTGATGAGGAAAAGATTGCGGATATTAAGATgagtgatgataatgaggacATGATGAAAATGGAAAGAGAGGAGACAGGTGATATTGTAAGCAAGGCAGCCCAAGCTATCAGAGAGGacttagagaaagaaagaactg GTAATCCTGGTGTGAGTGAGCAGTATGAGATGGTTGAAAATGAAAGCACTACTTCATGCTTTCCTGACACCAGTGGTCCAGAAGGCATAGAAGGATCTAACATTTCAGGAGAG GACATTGAAGAAAAGCCCCCAACTTTGACTGTGAGTCCTCGTCGCAGTGGAAGGGTCAGAGTTCGCCAGAGCAAAGAAGGCGGCTTTAAATGCAGCATATGTCCATTTCGGTATCCTACCAAGGAGGCTGTTAAAATACATGAAGCTACACATCGATCTAAGGTACAGGTGTGTGAAAAATGTGACAAGGAGTTTGTGAATATAGAAGCACTGAAGGCCCACATCCGCTTTGTCCATGATAAGAAGTATGACTGCAGCGAATGCGACAAGAAGTTTGGCACCAAGTACCTTTTGATGCAGCACTTGCGGTCACACACCGGAGAGAAGCCTTTTCAATGTGACACCTGCAACAAAGCTTTCACAACTTCTTCATCGCTAAAGGCACATCTTGAGAGTCATAACAGTACTCGCTCCTACCTGTGCCATGAATGTGGTGCTGCATACAGACGCAGGGACTGCTTAAAGCAACATATACTGCGATGCCACAAGACAGATCATGAATTCCAGTGTGAGTTGTGTGGAAAGAGCTACAAGTACCGCGAGTCACTGAAAAACCACTTAGAGCACCATAAGAATGTTGATGAAGGAAAGTGCCCTTATCAGTGCCACCTGTGCGGGAAAGGGTTCACAGTGGCTGCTACGCTGCAGCGTCACATGCAAACACATAGATCAGTTTTCCGGTGTCATACATGTGACCGCGAGTTCAGCCATCGTCATCACCTTAAGCGTCATTTGATTGTTCACACGGGAGAGAGACCCTTCATTTGCCCTCATTGTGACAGGACTTTTGGGCTTCGGTCAACGCTTCTCACCCATTTACGACTTCATACTGGTGAGAAGCCTTACAAATGCAAGCTGTGTCCTATTGCTTTCCGACGCAACTACAGCTTGAAGAATCACATGAAGAAGGCCCATGCCATCGAAGTGCCTAAACGTGGTCCAGGTTCCTTACCCCTCAAGGTCAGTAACCAAGATAATGTGCCTCCAGAAGTCCTGATGCAACTGCAGTTGCAAGAGGAAGAAGCAAATGCACAGATCAGGGGTGAGAAAGGTCTGTTGCCTGGAGCAGTTCCCATTGAGCTCACCGTTCATCAGATTGATTATGATGGCCAGGTTGAGCCAAATGTTGCCTACACCACCTCTGCAGAGGAATCGGTCGTTGCAAGTGAGCTCATTGACAATGCAGACAGCCAACAGGCTGTGATGACTCTAGCAAACATGTCACACCAGTTGATGAATGTGCAACAGATGGAGGAGTTGCAGCAACAAGTTCAGCAGCAGCTGCAAGAAGCTGAAGGGGTTCAGCAACATGTACAAGAAGTTCACATACAACAGCTTGAAGATGGTACACAGACTGTTGAATATGTCACATTTCCTGTGAACTTCACCACTATCCCTACCTCAGAATCTGAACTAAAGGATGGGCAACTCATCCAATAA